Proteins encoded within one genomic window of bacterium:
- a CDS encoding septum formation initiator family protein, with protein MNWQKTAFLVLLAGLLAVFAPRLVRQWKELGRLQRMEEQGREEELRRRRYYVELVRRKEELATDPERLELLAREKLGLVKENEIIFVFEPTPVPEGETAR; from the coding sequence ATGAATTGGCAGAAAACAGCGTTCCTCGTGCTTCTGGCCGGTCTTCTGGCCGTTTTCGCCCCCCGGCTGGTGCGGCAGTGGAAAGAACTGGGGCGTCTCCAGCGGATGGAGGAACAGGGCCGGGAAGAGGAACTGCGCCGCCGCCGCTACTACGTGGAACTGGTCCGCCGCAAGGAAGAACTGGCGACCGACCCGGAGCGTCTCGAACTTCTGGCCCGGGAAAAACTGGGCCTGGTTAAGGAGAACGAAATCATCTTCGTCTTCGAACCCACCCCGGTCCCGGAGGGGGAGACCGCCCGGTGA